Genomic window (Granulicella arctica):
TTAGGAGGTCTGGGGCTTGACACGCTTTTTGCTGGTGTTTTTGGAGGTTCATTCTTTTCAGGGGCGGAAAGGCCAATGAATATGGGCGAATGCTGGGTCGTTCGGAATGACAGATTTCGCCGACGATTTCCAAGTGTCGCGCATTACACTGTTGTGCCACGAAGTTGCTCAGATCTACGATGAACGTCGGCCGGGTTCTCGCCCCGGCCAAACTTCCGATTTGTGCGAGACCTGGAAACGTCCGTTATCGAAGGTGGACCTATGAAAAGCACTAGCGATATTCGAGTTACTACAATTCCGGCCATTCGGTATACCGATCCTGATCGAGCGATCGAATGGCTTAAGACTGCGCTCGGGTTTACGGAGAAGGTGGTTTATCGCAACACGGCGGGCATCGTCGAGCATGCAGAACTCGCGTTTGGCAACGGCATGGTCATGATCGGGACTGCGGGACGCAACGAACAAACGGCCCACTGGTTTGTGCAGCCGCACTCGGTTGGCGCGGTAACGGCTTCTGTCTACCTGATCGTGGCGGATTGTGGTCCGGCGTGGGTCTCGGCAAAGGGAGCCGGAGCCGAGATACTGCAGGAGATGGAGACCAAGAGCTAGGGAGGAAAATCCTTCATCGTCCGTGACCCTGAGGGGCAGATATGGTCGGTGGGGGAGTATGACCCGTGGTCTTCTGAGAGTGCCTGAGCAGGGGGCTACGGTTGCCTTCTGGAGAGCCCGCTTGCGTGCCAGTCCGTGACCAAGGTCGTGTGCGGCTTTGAGGGAAACGCTGGGATGAGTGGCTTCACGATGAGGTGTCGGCGCATGTTGCTGGACTATCAGCAGGCTCCTGCGCCGGCCGCCGAACGGATCCGACGCAGAAGATAGTTGCTGCACCTTGAGAGGGTGAGTTATCTGAGGATGGGAGGGCCGAGGGGGGTGACATGGAAGCGGGCCGTCAAGGCAGCGAAGTCGATGTCGCCACCTTTCGCGATGATGACCAAGGCCTCTTCGCAGCCGCCGGGCGTGGCGGTGAACAGGAGCCGGACCGGCTTGTCGCTTGCATTGCCCCAGGCGTGCGGGATGCCGCGCTTCATCTCTACGGTTTGACCTGCTGTAGCCTCGAGAGTTGTTTCGCCGAGGACGACTCGGGCAGAGCCTTCGAGGACGAGGAGGTACTCGTCTTCCCGCTCATGAACATGCAAGGGCGTGCTGTCGCCGGGATCGGCTACGATCTCAACGACTGAATACGCTCCGTCGGTCGATGCTGCAGGGACGCGAACACAGAAACGCTCGCCGGGTCTTGCCGTGAGCCACTTGGCTTCGTTGTTATTGGTCGTTTGTTGCATGTCGATTTCAACTTCCTGTTTCGTCAAAAAACCGCCTTTTAGGTACTGGACCAGCCCTTTAAAGTTGCTCGATCCTTGCAAAGGATACCAACCGCCGCTGGTGGAAGGTGTCTTTTGCTTGTCATGGATGCGTTTCGAACGAACAGCTCTCGATGGGTTGGAATCGGGTAGGCTCGGGTTGTAGCTATGACGACGCTTGCACTGATCAGTATTATCGTGACCGCGGCAGCCTTGTTTGGCTGGCTGAGCGTTCGGGTGTGCCGGCTTCCGATCACGATTGGCACGATGCTGCTTACCGTGATCTCGTCCGTGATGATGATCGGGTTAGAGAACACGTTTCCGGGCGTGCATGCATGGGCAGTGACGCTGGTGGGGCGGATTCGGTTCGAGGACCTGATTCTGCATGGGCTGCTGGGGCTGCTGCTGTTTGCGGGGGCGTTCCTGCTGGACCTTGTGTACCTGTCCCGGGAGAAGCTTTCGGTCGGCCTGCTTTCGGTGATTGGAACGCTTCTCTCCACGGCGGCGATAGCCTTTGTGATGCATTGGACGCTGCCGCTTTTTGGGATTGCGGCTCCGTGGATCGAATGTCTTTTCTTCGGGGCGCTGATCTCGCCTACTGATCCGGTGGCGGTGCTGGAGATGCTGCATCGGGTGGGCGTGCCGAAGAATATCCAGGCGCAGCTTGCTGGAGAATCGTTGTTCAATGATGGCATTGGAGCGGTGCTGTTTCTTGCGGTGCTGGAGGCTTCGCGGGGCGCGGCTCCTTCGGTTGGGCATATCGGTGTGCTGCTACTGGTGAAGTCTGGTGGAGGGCTATTGCTGGGCGTTGCGCTGGCGTGGATCGCCTCTGAGCTGATGCGGCGGGTTGAGGCGTACCAGATTGAGATCCTGCTTACGCTTTCGCTGGCTCTGGGAGGTTATGCGCTGGCGGAGACGCTGCGGCTGTCGGCTCCGCTGGAGGCTGTGGCTGCCGGGCTGGCGCTTCGCCGGTTCAACATGAACCATGCGCATGCCGAGATCGCCCATGAGTCGCTGGACCGATTCTGGAGGGTGGTTGATGAGGTGCAGAACGCGGTGCTGTTCGTGCTGCTGGGCTTTGAGGTGCTGGTGATCCCGTTTACGCGACGGACGTTTGAGTCGGGGGGACTGGCGATTGTGTCTGTGATTGTGGTGCGCGTTCTTGTGGTGCTGCTGGTGCTTGGGCTGGTGCGGATGCTGCAGCGTGGGCATAAATCTTCACTGCTCACCTTGAGCTGGGGCGGGCTGCGGGGTGGTCTGTCGATTGCGCTGGCACTTTCGGTGCCGGATTTGCAGAGTCATACGTGGATCCTTGGTACGACTTATCTTGTAGTGGTGTTCTCGGTGGTGCTGCAGGGCGGGACGCTGGATCTGTTTCTCAAACGGGTTGGTAGGTTTGGTGTGGGAGAGGGTTAGCGCGGATCGGTGGGATGAGGCGGATTCGTTTGGATGAGAGCGATCAGGTTTAGATGGGTGATGGCGGCCGGGGCTAGAGCCCCCTATCGTTTGGGAAGTATTTGCAGGACTAAAGCCTGCGCTCCCACCGGTGTGCGGGTCACGGCGAATCGCGAGATGCTCGCTCGGGTGACGGGATTTGTGGTGGGGTGGGGGAGGAGACGCAGGTTCCCTTCGGGAATGACAACCAGAACGGCAAGGGCAAGGGCAACCGCAGGTCCTTCGACTTCGCTCAGGAGGACAGGTTTGTGGGTTGTTTAGTGGTCGTGGTCGCCGGGGTGGAGGGTGGCTGCGGTGGAGTTGCTGCTGATGTGGCTTTGGGTCGCGTTGGGCTGGTGGGGGGTGGAGCGGAGGTTGGCTACGCGGCGCCACTGGTCGGTCTTGCGGGGCTCGGTGATCCAGAGGGGCATGTTGAGGCCGAGATAGTGGCCGAGTGCCTGGGCGTTGGGCTCGTACATGGCGCGGAGCTGGCTGAGTCGGTCGGCTGAGTCGGGGTCGCCGCAGAGCTGGATCTCGGTGGGGCGGAGGGCGGCGCAGAGGCGGCGAAAGTCGTTGGGGGCGAGGCGGTCCTGCGGGGTGGCCGCGAGGAGCTTGATTTTGGGGTCGAGCTTGAAGATGTGGCCGAGGTCGACGATGGCGTGGCGGGCCATGGCGAAGGTGAGTTGGGCCTGACGGGTGGGGACGCGGTGGGCGGCGTCGGGGAGCTGGGAGGCGATGAGGAGGGCGCAGGCGTCGAGGATGGCGACGAGGGCGGAGAGCCAGGACTGGTTGTCGTGCTGGGAGCGGTAGTAGCAAAGGATGGGGTAGGAGACGTGGGATTCGAGGAGTTCGGCGGCCCATCGCTCCCACTCGGCGAGGAGGATGACGAGGGCTTCGTCGCCGCCGTCGAAGCCGTGGCGGGAGAGGAGTTCGGCGGCGGTGGGGGGTGAGCCGGCGCGGGCGTCGAGGAGGGCTACGGAGACCTCGCGGTGGGAGAAGGCTCCGTAGAGGACGGGGAGGTAGCCGACGACGAGGGCGACGAGGCCGAGGCCTACTCCCGACTCGAAGATGATGACGGCGCGAGCGACGGGGAGGCGGGGGACGACGTCGCCGAGACCGAGGGTGAAGAGGGTGGTGCCGGAGACGTAGAGGTCGGTCCATATCTCAAAGCGCATGCCACGGAACTGGGTCATCATGGCGTCGTTGAAGGGGGAGCCGAGGGCGAAGTAGATGAAAGCAAAGCCGTTGATGAGGAGGAAGGCCCAGACGACGAGGAGGAGCAGAAGGGAGAGCGGACCGTAGATGGAGTAGAACTGCTCCCGCTGTTTGTCGTCGGAGATGCGGCGGGCGAGGGCGGCCCATGGGGTCCAGGTAACGATGTAGAAGAGGCTGGTGATGCGAAAGCGGCCTGCGGGGCGACGCGGGAGGATGATGGTCTGGAAGGCGTCGAGCACGACGCCGAGGACGAGCAGGATGCCGAAGATCATGGCGAGAGAGTGCACGGCAACTCCGGGGCAGGTGGTGGGCTGCTGGTTTACCTTATCAAACGGTAGGAAGCAGGGTTATTTGCGATAGGCTGCAGCAAAGTGCGCCGTGATGGCGTGGCGTGAACATGCTGAAAAAATTGTTCGCAATGTGCTCTGCGTCACTGACAGCGGCCCGGGAGATGAGTTTTTATAAGGATATTAGATTTCTTAGTTGAACGGGCCCGGGTTACGATCTACAAAGAAGTGCCTGCTGCCCTGATTCGTTTCGATCCTACCTGCCCTTTTCTACTGAAGCATGTGTGATTTGAGGAGCTATTTATGCAGCGCATTCTTGTGGTGGACGACGAGAGGCTTGTCGCGGATACCCTTACGCTGATCTTCAACAAGCATGGGTTTGAGGCGAGGGCTGTGTATTCGGCAGAGGATGGTATTGTGGCGGCGCGGAGCTTCAAGCCGGAGCTGCTGCTGTGCGATATCAGTATGCCGGGACGGGATGGCACGGAGCTGATGCAGCAGGTCAGCCTGGAGCTGCCGGATTGCCGGATCCTGGTGCTGACAGGGAACTACTCCAACCTGAAGCGGGTGCGGGAGCAGAGCCAAATGATGAGCCGACCAGCGAATATTCTGACGAAGCCGTGCCAGCCTGCGGAACTGCTGCGCCAGGCTGGGGCATTGCTTGCCAGCTGACCCTGCTGATGGTTTGAGCCGCTCGCTGCGATAGACTCGAAGCGATATGGCGGAAGGCGACAAGACTCCGGATACGTTTGCCAGCTTGTACTTCAGCAGCAAGCGGCCACGTGCGAAACAGGCTGATTTGTTTGGACCGCCGGTGCAGGTGCCGGTGGTGCCAGCTGCGCCTGCTGTGACTCCGCGTGAGGTTGCGGTGCCTGCGTCTCCGATCAAGGCTGCGGTGGTGGAGCGACAGCCGGTGACGGTGCGGGCGCTGGTGGCTTCGATCCGGTTGCAGCTGGAGCGGCAGCATGTTGCGGTGTGGGTCGAGGGGGAGATTTCTAACTGTCGTCCGGCGGCTTCGGGCCATCTGTATTTCACGCTGAAGGATGGTGAGGCGCAGCTTGGGGTGGTGATGTTCCGGCGGGAGGCGCAGCTTTCGGGGGTGCGGCCGAAGGATGGCGACCAGGTCGAGCTGCGGGGGCGCATCTCCGTATACGAGTCGCGGGGCCAGCTGCAATTGATTGCGGAGACGATGGAGCTGCGGGGGGCGGGTGCGCTGGAGGCGGCGTTCAAGCGGCTGAAGGCGAAGTTGAAGGCTGAGGGGCTGTTTGAGGAGGCGCGGAAGAGAGCGCTGCCTGCGTTTCCGAAGTGCATTGGTGTGGTGAGCTCGCGGCAGGGCGCGGTGATCGAGGACATTGTGCACGTGGTGCGGCGGAGGCATGCGCGGCTGAACCTGCTGCTTTACCCGGCTGCGATGCAGGGGGCGCGGTGTGCGGCTGAGGTGGCGGCAGGGATTCAGTGGTTCAATAAACACCCGGAGCGGGTGGACCTGATTATTCTTGCGCGGGGCGGCGGGTCGATTGAGGACCTGGCGGGTTTCAACGATGAGGGGCTGGCGCGGGTGATTGCGGCTTCGGCGCTGCCGGTGGTTTCAGCAATTGGGCACGAGGTGGACTTTACGATTGCTGACTTTGTGGCGGACCTGCGGGCGGCGACGCCCTCGGCTGCGGCGGAGATGGTGACGGCGGCGCAGCATCGGATCGAGGAGCGGGTGCTGGGGCTGGAGCGGCGGGTGCAGCGGGGGATTCAGTTCCAGATGATGCAGGCGCGAGCGAGGTTTGGAAGGCTGTCGGCGGAGGCTGTGCTGCGGCGACTGCGGGATGCGGTGAGCCGTCGGGACCAGCGGATCGATGAGCTTACGGTGCGGCTTGAGACGGCTTTGGAGCGGCGGATGCGGGGGCGGCAGGCTAGTCTTGGCGCAGTGCTCGAGCGGCTGCGGCGGCAGGGGCCTACGGTGCGGCTGGCTGCTTCGCGGCGAAGGCTTGAGCGGGCGGATGAGGGTTTGGGACGCGTGAAGGTGGCGATGATTGCGACGCGGCTGGGCAGGGTGGAGCGAGTGACGGCGCGGCTGCAGGGACTTTCGCCGGTGGCGGTGTTGAGTCGAGGGTATGCGCTGGTGTATTCGGCGGAGGGTGTGTTGTTGCGGGATGCGGGCGAGGTTGCTGCGGGCCAGGAGATTCGGGCGCGGCTGGGTAGGGGAAGCATCAGAGCTAAGGTTGAGGACATTACGAGATGAAGAAGCTGTTTGGTACGGACGGGATTCGCGGTGTCTCGGGTGTGTATCCGCTGGATGCGGCGACGATTTATACGGTGGGTTTGGCGTTGGCGCATCACCTGGGGGACTCGCCGCGCGTGGTGATGGGGATGGATACGCGGGAGTCGAGCGAAGGCATTGCGGCGATGCTGACGGCTGGGCTGGTGGCTGGCGGGGCTACGGTCGAGAGCGCGGGGGTGATAACGACGCCTGCGGTGGCGTACCTGGCGGCGGCGCATGGGTTTGCGGTGGGGGTGGTGATCTCGGCTTCGCATAATCCGTGGGAGGATAACGGGATCAAGCTGTTTGGGCCGGATGGCTATAAGCTGCCGGATGCTACGGAGATGGCGATCGAGGCGGAGATCTTTCGGCGGATCGAGGGTGGGGCTGGGTTCGATCCCACCCTTCACGGTGAGGCTGTAAAGGATGGGGCACCCGAAGTGAATGAGGGGGATCGGGCGGAGTACGTTCGGTTTCTGCTGGCGGCTGTGCCGGGGTTGTCGCTGGATAACAAGAGGATTGTGATTGATTGCGCGAATGGGGCGGCCTCGGCGGTGGCTCCGCAGTTATTTGCGGGGCTTGGCGGCGAGGTGGTGATTACGCATGCGAGTCCGGATGGACGGAATATCAATGAAGGGTGCGGTGCGCTGCATGCGGCTGTGGTTGCGGCTGAGGTGGTGAAGCACAGGGCCGACCTGGGGATTACGTTCGACGGCGATGCGGATCGGGCGCTATTTGCGGATGAGCATGGGGTGGTGGTGAACGGGGATGCGGTGCTGCTGCTGGCGGCTCGCGATCTGCAGGAGCGGGGGCTGCTGGTGGGGGCTACGGTGGTGGCGACGACGATGTCGAATATGGGGCTGGAGGCGGCGCTGAAGCGCAGCGGGATTGCGATGCTGCGCGCTCCGGTGGGGGACAAGTATGTGCTGGAGCAGATGCTGGCTACGGGGGCGGCGCTGGGTGGGGAGCAGTCGGGGCACATTATCTTTTCGGGTCGGTCGACTACTGGCGATGGGTTACTGACGGCGCTGCTGCTGCTGGATATTATTCATCGCTCGGGCAAGTCGCTGGGGGCGTTGACGGCAGATCTGAAGACGTTTCCGCAGGTGATTGTGAATGTGAAGGTGCGGGAGAAGCTGCCGCTTGAGGCGATGCCTGCGGTGGTGACGGCGATTGGTGCGGCTGAGGATGCGCTCAAGGATTCGGGGCGGGTGGTGATCCGTTACTCGGGAACGGAGAAGCTGGCGCGGGTAATGATTGAGGCGGAGTCGGAGGGGCTGATGCGGGAGCATGCGGAGGCAATTGCGGGGGCGATTCGCGAGGAGATTGGGGTGTAGTGGAGGCACGGATGTGGGTGTGCGAGATCAGGCTAGAGGCTTATCGCGGATTGTCGCGGAGGAACGCGGATAAGTGTAGAGGCCTAAGAAAGATAAGGGCCAGGGATTAGAAGAAGAATCGTTTTTGGGTAGGGCTGCTCCAATGGTGTGAACCCCGGAGGATGACAATGCTTATCTGGATCGTGGTTGGTGCGGTGGTGGGTGCGCTGGTTTATGGCGCGATATGGTGGCGTCGGCGAGAGCAGGGACGCTTGTTGCTGGCGAAGCACTCCATCGAGGCGGAGGAGCTTCATGGGATTCTTGCGGGGGAGTCGCGGCCCCGGCTGTATGACGTGCGGCAACCGCTTGATCTGCTGGCTTACTCGGAGATTATTCCGGGGTCGGAGCGTATTTCGCCTAAGGACATTCGGGCTAATCCGTCGTTGATTCCAATGGATGTGGATGCGGTGGTGTACTGCACGTGTCCAGATGACGAGACGGCGCGGGAGATCGTGAACAAGGCACTGGCATTGAGTTTTACGCGGGTGCGGATTTTGCGGGGTGGGCTGGCGGCGTGGAAGGCTGGCGGGTATCCGGTGGAGCGGTATACGACGGCGTTCCATCTGGATACGCCGGTATAGATGAAGCTCTACCGCGGATTTCCATGGATGAACGCGGATCAGGTGCAACGCTTCATGCAGATTAGAGCAACTCAGGCAAACTGCTGTACCTAATCGCACCTTATCCGCGTGACTCCGCCACGATCCGCAGTGGCTCTTAGGCTGCTTGTGAGTAGGCGGGGTGGTGGGGCTCTTCGGCGTGGAGTCGGGTGGTGCGCTGAATGAGGCGTTCGGCTATGGACTCTTCGGTGATGAGGATGGCGGCGCAGGCCATGTAGGGGATGAGTTCGCCAAAGATGCGGGTCTCGATGAGAATGCCGTAGACGAACATGAAGGCGAACCAGATAGGCAGTACCCAGAGCCAGGCGCGGAGTTCGGTGCTGCGGAGGTGGCGGCGCAGAATGAGGACGATGGGGAAGAGGTAGCCACAGGCTCCAAGCATCTGCGGCCACGCGCGCGGGGAGATGAGGAAGCCTAGATTTTGCGGGATACGTGAGTAGAACTCTGAGGGATTGTGCGCAAAGATGTGGCGGACGGCTACCTGCCAGGAGAGCCAGTAGAGGGCGAGCGGGATGACGACGGCGAGGACTCTTGCGGAGTAGAGGCGAGTCCAGTCGGGACGATTATCGCGGCGTTGGTTGTGGAAGAGTTCGGAGATGGCGTAGATGGGGAGCAGGAGCAGGGTGGTTTCGCGGTTGAGGGTAGCGACGAGGAAGACGGCGGCAAAGATCCAGACGGGCTTGTGGCAGTAGATGAGCCAGAGGGCGATGGAGAAGAAGGCGAGTGAGGGCAGGTCGTAGATGAAGCGGAAGTTCTGGATGGTGTGGAGGATGTAGGTCGTGACGCAGAGGACGAGGACCATCGGGTAAACGAGCGGGGTAAGCAGGTGAAGTCGGCTGGCTCGTCTGTAAATGCTGGTGGCGACGAGGCCTGCGGTGACGATGCAGGCGAAGTCGATGAGGGCCTGGACGAGGACCTCGGGCTGCATGGGCCGCGGGAACCAGTAGATGTTCGCGTGCATGAGGGTGGAGATGTGGGTGACCCACTGCTGATTGTGCGCCCAGCGCATGACGGGCATCATGAGGAGGCGTCCCTGGAAGGGCATGCGCTCCGTGCCTTGTTCGTAGGCGCTGGTGAGGACGTAGGGGCGGACCTGCCAGAGGTAGCACCAGACGAACTGGACTGTCGCGAGGAGGTATAGGGCGACCATGCCGAGGCGCTTGTACCTTGCGATCTTGAGCCCATTGCGCATCGCTCTGTAGGATGCGGATCTTACGAATTTGTTGGAGCTGCAGGCGCGTGGGTTTTATGTGGTGAACATGTAGGCGGGCGAAGGAGAGATCTCCTTCGCCCGTTCTGTTGAAGGCGCGTTAGGGGGCGAGGACGAAGGCTATGGCGGCCGAGGCGTCGTACTGGGTCTGGCTGCCCCAGCCGTTCTGGGTGGTGGCGGCGACGTAGACGTACTCCGCGAAGCCGGCTACGGAGCAGTTGCCGAGGAGGGTTGCCGCCGTCTCGCTGATCGGCGAGACGAGGGTGCTGACGGGGCCGCTGATGCTGGGCGGGGTGAGAGTAGCTACTCCCTTGATGAGGGTGAAGGAGTAGTTCGCGAAGTTGTTGGGGTGGGAGCCGGTGAAGGCCATGACGACGGGAAGGGCGTTGAAGCCGGTGTATTTGAGGATGCCGCAGGTGGGGTTGGCGGGATTGCCGTTGAGGGTGGGCTGGCTGATGCCGGCGACGCAGGGGTTGTTGTCGACGAGGATGGTGAGGGCCGGCGTGGTGGCTACGGCTGCGCCGGTGGCGGTGATGAATTCGAGGACGATGGTGTTTTTGCCGTTGGGCAGAACGGTGGAGTCGAGGAAGGCTCCCAGGGAGGGGTTGTACCAGAGGAAGAGCTCGCTGACGGGGTGGACGGGGAGGTAGCCGGGCTTGCCGTTGATGACGGTGGTGGGGGTGGTAACGGCGGTGTACTGGGTGCCGTTCCAGTGCTCGTCGGTGATGGGTGCGGTGTCGATGAGTTCGAGGGTGGTGAGGGCGGCGTCCTTGTAGACGAGGACGCGGTAGAAGGCTGCGCCGTCGTTGGCGGCGAGCTGGTGGTTGACCATGAGGGGCAGGGTTCCGCCGAAGGGGACGTTCTTGACCTGGTAGAAGTAGGTCGGATCGACGGTGGTGTCGGCGAGGCCGGTGGGCTGGACCTTGTCGAAGGGGACGAAGCCGATGCCCATGAGGAGCGGGCCGCTGGCGAGGAAGGGTGCAAGGGCTACGCTCTGGAGGTCGGAGTTGCAGCAGACGAGGAGCTGGCTCGGGTTGGCGAGGGCTACGCTTGACGGCCGGAAGGCGAGGCCAGTGACGACGACGGTCGATGTGGCGGGCGTGGCGGTGAGGTCGATGCGGGAGATGCGGTTGGCGGGGTCCCGCTCGGCGATGAAGAGTGCGCTCTGACCGGCGTCGGCCCAGGTGAGATGGAAGGGCGCGATGAGATTGGAGGCGACGAGCTTGCGGGTTCCGTCGGCGAGGGTGATGCGAGAGATGGTGCCGGTGCCGACGGTGCCGCCTGCGTTCTGCTCGGCGACGTAGGCGTACTGGAGGTCGGCGGAGAGGACGAGCCCGGTGGCTCCGTGGAGGGTGTTGAGGACGGAGTGCTTCGGCGAGGACGGAGTGAGGGCGAAGCGGTAGAGGTTGCCGGTGCCCGCGGGGCTGAACTCGACGACGTAGGCGTTGTTGTGGGCCTCATCGAGGGCGAGTTGCTGCGGGTTGACGAGGCCGGTGGCGATGACGGTAGCGGCGGAGCGGTTGGCGGAGGTGAGGGCGATCTTGACGAGATCGCCGGACTCTTCGAGGACGTAGGCGTGGGTGTCATCGGCGGCTACTTCTATGTCTTCGGGAAGGCTGTAGCCGGTGCCGATGACGTTGTAGGCCTGGGCGAGCTTGTAGGTGACCCACTGGATCTGGAGGTCGTAGCCGTAAGCGACTACGAGGACCTTGGCAAAGTTGCCGGCGTTGGTGTGGACGGCGAAGACATCGCCGGGGACGAGCTTATTGGTTGGATCAGCGTTGGCTGGGATCGGTGTGGTGCCATAGGTGAGCGACTGAAGGCTGCTGGCCGTGACGGAGGCGAAGGGAACGACGCCGAGGTTGACGATCTTTGCGCCGTCGTATGGGTTCATGCTGCGGATGACGGTGGTTTGCTGGTCCCAGAAGAGGTCCCATGTGGTGCCGACGATGGGGCCGGTGACGGATTCTACGCCGGCATCGAGGTCGAAGAGGTAGGTTCCTTTGAGGACGACGGTGCCCTGCGAGACGATGGTGGCGTTGGGGAAGAGGTCGAAGGTGGAGAGTTTGCCGCCGTACTCGACGAAGACGAGCTGGTTGTGGGACTGGCGGAAGTCGGAGCCGATGGCCGCGGCGAGGCCACCGACAAGTTCGATAGGGGTAGGCATGGTGGTGCTCCAATCTGGATGAGGCGAAGGTGTCTGCGAGAGGCGCGGAGCGGTGCTGCTTCCTTGTAGGAGCAGGGCGTCCGGCTTCGTTCAGATTTGTAGGTGGGGGCCCGTGGCCTGGCGTTGCGTGCGAGCACGATACACCCGATCCGTTACGTGTGGATAGTGGGTTGGGGCGGGGAATCGTTACAGGGGTTGTTGCGGGGGTGGGGTGTATCCGATACGCTAAAGGATATGTATGAAGACTTCACGGTAACTGACCGCTGGACTGATGAATCACTCCGCATTATGTGGAAGGGAACCGTGGTGGCCATTGCCACGCGGCATGCCGATGCGACCGATGTGCGCTTCTCCGTCAACGGACGCCCGGTGTGGATCGCGATGCCGAACGTGGCCTGGGTCGAGCAGAAGCGGCGTACCGGCAAGGTGATTACGGACTATCTGGCGGCGCAGACGGCTGGACGCTATCTGAAGATGGCGGTGGAGTCCGGCTACGACAATGGGCGTGAGATGTACACGATGACCGTGGACGAGGTTCTGGACCATGCGGCTGCCGTGGTGAAGGAGGCTGGTGGGACGATGCAGCTTCCGACGCTGCCGGTGATCAACGAGAACATCGAGCCCGAGGTGGAGCTGGGACGGCTGCCAGCGGATAATCAGGGCGCGGTGAAGCCGGTTGACCACATGGTGCTTTAGAGCGCGGTGTTTCGCAGAGGTCAAAAGTGACTGGGTTTATGGATGCCCCTATCTCGAGTGGAGATAGGGGCATCTTCAGGTTTAGGCGTTTAGGCTTGCCATGTCGATGACGAAGCGATATTTGACGTCGCTCTTGATGACGCGCTCGTAGGCTTCGTCGAGCTTCTGGACTGTGGTGAGTTCGATGTCGGAGACGATGTTGTGCTCGGCACAGTAGTCGAGCATCTCCTGCGTTTCTTTCATGCCGCCGATCATGGAACCCGCCAGAGAACGGCGGTTGGTGACCATGGCGAAGGGTGAGATGGGGAGTTCGACCTCGGGGAGACCGACAAGGCAGAGGGTTCCGTTGAGGCGCAGGAGCTTGAGGTAGTCGTTGAGGTTGTGGGGGGCCGAGACGCAGTCGACGATGAAGTCGAGTGAACCGGCGTGCTTCGCCATATCGTCTGGATTTTTGGTGATGACGACCTCATCGGCACCGAGCTTTTTGGCGTCAGCGACCTTGCTCTCCGAGGTGGTGAACTGGACGACGTGCGCGCCGAGGGAGTGGGCGAACTTGAGGGCCATGTGGCCGAGGCCACCGAGGCCGACTACGCCGACTTTGCTGCTGGGACCGACGTTCCAATGGCGCAGGGGCGACCAGGTGGTGATGCCTGCACAGAGGAGCGGGGCGACGGCTGCGAGGTTGAGCTTGGGAGAGATGCTGTAGACGTAGTGCTCGGGTGCGACGATGTTGTTGGCGTAGCCGCCGTAGGTGGGGTTACCGGCGTAGTCCTTGGCGTTGTAGGTGCCGACCATGCCCTTGGTGCAGTAGGGCTCGGCTCCGGCGAGACAGTTCTCGCAGGCCATA
Coding sequences:
- a CDS encoding rhodanese-like domain-containing protein codes for the protein MLIWIVVGAVVGALVYGAIWWRRREQGRLLLAKHSIEAEELHGILAGESRPRLYDVRQPLDLLAYSEIIPGSERISPKDIRANPSLIPMDVDAVVYCTCPDDETAREIVNKALALSFTRVRILRGGLAAWKAGGYPVERYTTAFHLDTPV
- a CDS encoding YncE family protein: MPTPIELVGGLAAAIGSDFRQSHNQLVFVEYGGKLSTFDLFPNATIVSQGTVVLKGTYLFDLDAGVESVTGPIVGTTWDLFWDQQTTVIRSMNPYDGAKIVNLGVVPFASVTASSLQSLTYGTTPIPANADPTNKLVPGDVFAVHTNAGNFAKVLVVAYGYDLQIQWVTYKLAQAYNVIGTGYSLPEDIEVAADDTHAYVLEESGDLVKIALTSANRSAATVIATGLVNPQQLALDEAHNNAYVVEFSPAGTGNLYRFALTPSSPKHSVLNTLHGATGLVLSADLQYAYVAEQNAGGTVGTGTISRITLADGTRKLVASNLIAPFHLTWADAGQSALFIAERDPANRISRIDLTATPATSTVVVTGLAFRPSSVALANPSQLLVCCNSDLQSVALAPFLASGPLLMGIGFVPFDKVQPTGLADTTVDPTYFYQVKNVPFGGTLPLMVNHQLAANDGAAFYRVLVYKDAALTTLELIDTAPITDEHWNGTQYTAVTTPTTVINGKPGYLPVHPVSELFLWYNPSLGAFLDSTVLPNGKNTIVLEFITATGAAVATTPALTILVDNNPCVAGISQPTLNGNPANPTCGILKYTGFNALPVVMAFTGSHPNNFANYSFTLIKGVATLTPPSISGPVSTLVSPISETAATLLGNCSVAGFAEYVYVAATTQNGWGSQTQYDASAAIAFVLAP
- a CDS encoding NAD(P)-dependent alcohol dehydrogenase, which produces MKSKGYAALTKTSSLTPFDFERREPGPKDVVVEILYSGICHSDIHQARDEWGGSIYPMVPGHEIVGKVTAVGNEVSKFKVGDLAGVGVTVETCMACENCLAGAEPYCTKGMVGTYNAKDYAGNPTYGGYANNIVAPEHYVYSISPKLNLAAVAPLLCAGITTWSPLRHWNVGPSSKVGVVGLGGLGHMALKFAHSLGAHVVQFTTSESKVADAKKLGADEVVITKNPDDMAKHAGSLDFIVDCVSAPHNLNDYLKLLRLNGTLCLVGLPEVELPISPFAMVTNRRSLAGSMIGGMKETQEMLDYCAEHNIVSDIELTTVQKLDEAYERVIKSDVKYRFVIDMASLNA